The DNA region GGCTGCCCGGCCGCGGAACGGTCCTCGCGGGCCTGGATCATCGGTTCGACCGAGGCGGCCAGCAGCAGCACGGCCGTGGCGATGCCGATGCCGGCCGCGCTCAGCGCGAGGCGCGCGATCGAGGTCCGGCCGCCCCCGACAGCCAGCCGGACCCCGATGCGCAGATCGTTGAGCCAGCCCGTCACGGGACCAGCTCCACTTGCCGGGTGCGGCCGTCGCGCACGACGACCTCGCGGTCGGAGTAGGCCGCGACCCTCGGCTCATGGGTGACCAGGACGATCGCGGCGCCGGTCTCCTTGGCCGTGTGCACGAGCAGGCTCATGACCTGTTCGCCGTTGAGCGAGTCGAGCGCGCCGGTCGGCTCGTCGGCGAAGATCACCTTCGGGCCGGTCACCAGCGCGCGGGCCACCGCGACCCGCTGGCCCTGGCCGCCGGAGACCTCGCCGGGCCGCTTGTCGGCGACCCCGTCGACCTCCAGGCGGCCCAGCCACTCCAGGGCGGCCCGCTCAGCCTTGGCGCGGGAGGTACCGCCGAGGCGCAGCGGCAGCGCCACGTTCTCCAGGCAGGTCAGCTCCGGGACCAATTGGCCGAACTGGAACACGAAGCCGAACTCGGTGCGGCGCAACTCGCTGCGCCGCTTGTCCGACATCGCGGTGAGCTCCTGGCCGTCGTAGACGATGGAGCCGGACACGGGCGCGACGATGCCTGCCATGCAGTGCAGCAGAGTCGACTTGCCCGAACCCGACGGCCCCATCACCGCGACGATCTCGCCACGCCCGACCGTCATCGCCGCGCCGTCGAGCGCCTTGGTCTGCCCGAAGGACAAGTGAAGATCGGCGCCGACCATCAGGTGGTCCGTCACGAGGCCACCTGCTTGCCCAAGTCCGCGAGCCGGGCCGTGGTCAGCTCCAGCCAGCGCAGGTCGGCTTCGAGGTGAAACAGCGCGTGGTCGCAGATGAGCTGGTCGGCCAGGTCGCCCTGCTGCTTGCGCACGGTCAGCTCGCGCATCGCCCGCAGATGCGCGTTGCGCTGGGCGTCGAGGACCTCTCCGGCGCTGCGGCCGGACATGAGCGCGAGGATCACCTTGGTATAGAGCGCGCTCTGCAGATAGATCTCAGGCTTCTCCGGGGTCACGAGCCACACCCCGACATCGGTGACACCCGCGTCCGTGATCGCGTACCGCTTGCGCTCCGGACCTCCCCCAGGTTCGACACCGCTCTCCTCCACCAATCCGTTGCGCAGCAGCCGCGAGAGCGTGGAGTAGACCTGCCCATAGGCCAGCGGTCGGTCGGCTCCAAAGTGCTCGTCGTAAGCACGCTTCAGGTCGTATCCGTGCCGGGGACCTGTCTCCAGGAGCCCCAGCAAGGCGTGTCCGATTGACATGACCCGAACTGTACACCATGGGTATACACACTGCGAATAGCAGGCTCAGCAGGCGCAGAGGCAGAACGGGTGCCCGGCCGGATCGGCATAGACCCAGAAGGTGTCAGCCGAGTCGTCGAGCAGCTTGGCACCCAGGCCGACCGCGCGCTCGGCGGCCGCGGGGAGATCGGCGACGGCCAGGTCGAGGTGGAACATCTGCGGCCGGTCGCCCACCGGCCAGGTCGGCGGCAGGTAGTTCCCGACTTGCTGAAAGTCGATCCGGCCCGCGTCGCCCTTGATCGACATCCACGAGTTGTCGTCGCCCGCTTCCGGGGCAGGCCAGTCGAGCAGGGCGGCGTAGAAGGTCGACAGCGCGAGCGGGTCCGGGCAGTCCAGGACGACCGCGCCGAGCGTGGGAACCGACATGACTCCTCCTCATCGAGTAACCAGTGAGATCGAGCATGGCGGTTAGCTCTGATCACGTCAACCGGTATAAGGCCTACAGTGGTTTGGTGAGCGACGTGGAGTTGGTCCTCGACTTCCTCAACACCGTGGACGTCGAACAACACGCCGATGTGCTCGACGACCCGGTCCTCTGGCAGGCGTGGCTGGCCGAGCGCGGGCTTGAGCCGGGCGACCCCGAGCATGTGCGAGCGGTGCGCGACGGCCTGCGCGGCCTGGTCGGCGGCGCGGCGGCCCCGCCCCCGCCGGGGTCGGACGTGCGGGTCGAGGTGGTCGACGGCATGGCGCGGCTGGTGGCGGGCAAGGTTTCCGGCGCGGTGCTGGCGGCGGTGAGCAGGCTTGTCGTGCTCGGCGACTGGGAGCGGATGAAGATCTGCCCGGCCGACGAGTGTCAGTGGGCGTTCTTCGACCGGTCGCGCAACCGGTCGCGGACGTGGTGCTCGATGCAGGTGTGCGGCAACCGCGAGAAGGCGCGTGCGTGGCGGGAGCGGGCGCGGCTCAGCTAGCCCTCACGGCGAGCGGGCCCGTCCGGCGTGCAGGCCGGACGGGCCCTTGTTCCTGCGGTCGGCCGATCAGTTCTCGGTGAAGTCGCTGGTGCCGCCGGAGTGGGTGCACCTCCACCTCGGGAACTCGTAGAAGTCACCGTCGTGGAAGCCAAAGATGTTGTAGTACTTACCGATCTCCGGAAGATCGCCCTGGGTGAACTGCCCGGCCGAGAACGTGAAGGTCGCGCCGAGCGTGCCGGTGCCGTCGCTCAGCAGGCCGGGGCCGCCGAGGATCGGGACGACCTTCACCTTCGTGTAGGCGCCCTGCGGGTTCTTCGTCTGTCCGCCGTCCTTGGCCCGCTGAGTGGACGAGGCGCGGTCGCCGGGCGGCGTCATCGGGTCGCCGCCGTGAGCAGTTCCCGCTTGCCGCTGATGACCTGCTTGTGCTCCAACGCGTTCCGGCCGCTGGTCGGGCTGACGCTCCACTGGTTGTCCTCGCCCAGCGTCGCGGTCATCGAGAAGACACCCGCCGGGAACCGGATGTCGGTTTTGTCGGTGATCGACCCGATGTCGAGCACCTCGCCCTGGGAGTAGGTGCCCGCGGCCAGGTAGTACACCGGGTGGGGCGTGAAGGTCAGGTTGAGGTTCGGCTGCGACTGGACGGCGAACGTGCCCGCGCCGGACATGCCGATGCCGATGCTGGCCCGCTTCAGCGGGATGTTCGAGGCCTCCTTGATGTACAGGGAACCGACCTGCGCGCCATCGGTGGGTGTCGACGTGAACGTGTACGCGTTCGCGGACGGGTGCGAGAAGCCGATCTGGTTGCCCGCCTTGGTTTCCGTCGTGACTCCGTTGACGGTGGGGTCGGCGGGCCACGTCTGGGAGGCGTCGAAGTAGACGCCTGGGACCAGCGTCCCCGTCTCCGACCAGACGAACGAGTAGTCGACCGTCCACCTAATCGGGTACGCCGGTTTGGCGAACCAGGCGAGTGACAGCACGTTCGGGACGCCAAGGTTCGGGTCCTCTTGGTACACGCACATGTCGACGAAGTTCGTCGAGTCGTTGACGACCCGTAGGGTGTATTGGTTTCCAGCCATTCGAATGCAGCTCCCTGTCAGGAAGAATTCTTTCGCCGGGATCGCACCGCCGAAATCGTGTCGGGAGAACGTGATATCCGGAACAGGATTCGGGGTGCGCCGAGAAGTCTGCCGCAGGCGCGCGCTTTCGGTAGTGGTGGCACCCGAACGAGAGCGGGATCGCCAAGGGCCTGTTCAGGGGCTTCGGAGTCCGAATAATCGCAAGAAAGAGTGGTCGAGTCCACCGGTTCGAGTAGATTGGCGGTCACTGTGGCGGACGAGCGGGGACGGCTCTGCGGCCGTTCGGGTTCAGGAAAGGGCTGCGGCAGTAATCGCTCGGAGTGTTCACCCAATCCTGGAAAAAGAAGTTCATTTTCCAGGAAATGATCGATGTCGCGATGGGAAACGTCGGCGATGCGCTGAACGGGTGAAGAAAACCACTATCGAGACCTGACGAGATGATGTTCCCGCGGGTCAGCTTATGAGTTGCGCGACGGTGTAGATCAACAATCCGGCCAACGCACCCACTACCGTGCCGTTGATGCGGATGAACTGCAGGTCGCGGCCGACCTGCAGCTCGATCTTGCGCGAGGTCTCCTCGGCGTCCCAGCGCTGGACGGTGTCGGTGATCAGCGTGGTGATCTCGTCGCGGTAGTTCAGCACGACGTACGCGGCGGCGCCCTCGACCCAGGTGTCGGCCTTGGTCCGCAGGGTCTCGTCGGACACCAGGCGCTCGCCCAGGGTCATCAGGCCCGCGCGGACCCGGGTGCGCAGCTCGCTCGACGGGTCCTCGGCGGCGTCGAGGAGCATCTTCTTGGCCGTCGACCACGCCGACCCGATGAGCGTCTGCACGTCAGGGTGGTCGAGCACCTGGTGTTTGACCTGCTCGGCGCGCTCCATGACCCGAGGGTCGGTCTGCATGTCACCCGCGAACTCGGTGAGGAACTTGTCGAGAGTGAGGCGCATGGGGTGGTTGACGTCGGTCTTGACCGCCCACGCGAAGGACAGGACCTCGCCGTAGACCTTGTCGGCGACCAGCGCGTCGACGAATTTCGGTGACCACGTCGGGGCGCGGCCGGAGACGACGTTGAGCACCTGGGAGTGGTTGGCCTTGACCCACTCGTAGGCCTGGTCGCACATGAGGTCGACCAGTTTGTGGTGGGACCCGTCGCCGATGACCCGCTCCAGGAGCTTGCCCAGCGGCGGTCCCCACGGGGTGCCGATGATCCGTGAGACCACGGCCTGCTCCATGACGGCCTGCACGTCCTCGTCGCGCAGCACGGTGACCGCGCCGCGGACCACGGTGGCCAGTTCGGATGTCACCCGTTCGGCGTTTTCTTTTTCCGCGAGCCAGCCACCCAGCCTGCTCGCCACGCCCACCCGGCGGAGGCGTTCGCGCACGACCTGCTCGGAGAGGAAGTTGGCGCCGACGAAGTCGCCGAGGCTGTCGCCAAGGACGTCCTTCTTGGTCGGGATGATCGCGGTGTGCGGGATCGGCAGCCCCAGTGGCCTGCGGAACAGCGCGGTCACCGCGAACCAGTCGGCCAGCGCGCCGACCATGCCCGCCTCGGCCGCGGCCTTGATGTAGCCGACCCAGCCCGGGGCGCCCGCGGCCTGCCACAACGTCATCGCGAAGAAGATCGCCGTCGCGCCGAGCAGGAACGCCAGCGCCACTCCTTTCATCTGTCGAAGGCCACGCCGCTTCTCGAGTTCTCCTGGGATCGCTTGCTCCACGACCTCATTGTCCGTGAGGATGCTGTTCCGTGCCTCGAACCACCCTTGTACCCAGGCTGCGCCCGTTCACGTCGACGATCTTCGCCGAGATGACCGCACTGGCGGTGAGCACTGGCGCGGTGAACCTGGGCCAGGGCTTCCCGGACACCGACGGCCCCGCCGCAATGCTCGCCGCCGCCCAAGAAGCGATCGGCGCGGGGATCAACCAGTACCCACCCGGCCCCGGCCGCCCCGAACTGCGCGCGGCCATCGCGGCCCAGCGCTCGCGCTACGGGACCCATTTCGACCCGGACACCGAGATCCTGGTGACCGTCGGCGCCACCGAAGCCATCGCCGCATCCCTGCTGGCCCTGGTCGACGTCGGCGACGAAGTGATCATGTTCGAGCCCTACTACGACTCCTACGCGGCCTCGGTCGCCATGTCCGGCGCCACCCGCCGCGTGGTCTCTCTGGCCGAGGAGCCCTCCGGCCGGTTCGGCCTCGACGTGGACGCACTCCGGGCAGCGGTGACTCCCGCGACCAAGGCCATCCTGGTCAACACGCCCCACAACCCGACCGGCACTGTCCTAACGGCAGAAGAACTCGCCGAGATCGCCGCCGTCTGCGTCGAACACGACCTCCTGGCGATCACCGACGAGGTCTATGAGGACTTGCTGTTCGACGGTCTGCGGCACGTACCGCTGGGTTCCCTCCCGGACATGGCCTCCCGCACGCTGACGATCTCCAGCGCGGGCAAGAGCTTCAACTGCACCGGCTGGAAGATCGGCTGGGTCTGCGGCCCCGCCGAACTGGTGGCGGCGGTCCGCTCGGCCAAACAGTTCCTCACCTTCGTCGGCGGAGCCCCCTTCCAGCCCGCCATCGCCCACGCCCTCAACCACGAGAGCGCCTGGGTCAAGGACCTGCGCGACTCACTGGCCAACAAGCGCGACCGCTTGTCAGCGGGCTTGGCAGAGGCCGGGTTCGGCGTGCGTCCGACGGCGGGGACCTACTTCGTGTGCGCGGACGTCCGACCACTCGGCTTCACCGACGGTCTCGAACTGTGCAGGGAACTCCCAGGCCGAATCGGCGTGGCGGGCGTCCCGGTCCAGGTCTTCACCGACAACCCAGACCGCTGGCGCCACCTGGTCCGCTTCGCCTTCTGCAAGAAGGACGAGATCCTGGACGAAGCCATCGAACGCCTCCACAAGCTGGGCTAGGCGCCGAAGCAGAGGAAACCCAGGTGGCCGTGCGCCATCTGGGCCTCCGCAAGCGCTTGCGAAAACCGCTGACCGCTGGCAACTCCTGCGTGGAACGCGCGCATGAAGGAACCAGCCCGCCCATCCGGCACAGGAATGTCGCTCGCGATCACCGAAGCGGTCCCGCGAGCCAACAACGACTCGGCGAACCCAGCCGACTCGCACGCGGCCAAAACCACCTGACCCGGGACAGACCGAAAGTCGGCGGGCCTCAGCAAACCGTCCGCCAACGCGAGCGCAGGCCCAAACCGCCCATGCGCGGCGATGTGAACCAGCCGCGCACCCCTCGTCAACGCGACAGCCCGCACCGTCGCCGCTTCCCCGGTGAACGCGACACCGCCGTGGCGAGTCCGCAGATCCTCAACCTCCGCTGACGCGTGCGAAAGCCCAGACCCGGCGATCCACACCGCGTCTCCCCTGGCAGGCCGCACCCGATCCGCGCGCACCCAAGCCGACGCGGAAGGCGCCACCACCAGCGGCCTCCCGATGAACGACGGCAACGCGGACCACAGAATCCTGAGATCACCAGGCACGATCACCAACTCCCGATCACCAGCCGCCCGCGACACCTCCGCCACCAGCCCGTCAACGGCCGCCGCTGCCGCGACCGGCTCCCCACAGCCACCGCGGGCCGCGAGCGCACACCCCCGCCGCAACATCTCACCGGCCGCGACTATCCGCTCAGCCGAACCCAACTCATGCAGCCGGAACCGGCTCCGCACCACGGAAACAGCCATCATCTGTCCCTTATGGACAAACAGATTCACCAGCGCCCGCTCACCCAGCTGACCCGCCACGTCCAGCGATCCAGGCTCGATCCACGAGAACACGGTCCGCGGATCACCACCCGCCACCGCCTCCGAAAGCCCCGCCGCGGCCAAGCGATGATCAGGCATGCCCGCACGGCAAGCGGCGAACACACCCTGACGCGTCTTCGCGGTCCGACTCCTGGCCAACCAGCCAAGTGAGCGAAGTTCAGCTGACGTGGCATGCCGGTGCCGTTCAACCAGATCCGCCCGGCCACCCAGCAAGTGCAACTCGGCCGCCTCGACCAGCCACCCCGCCCGCTCACAGGCCACTGCGACCGGAGCGGAAGGCTTTCCGGCCGCGCGCAGCCGAACGGCAACGGCTCGATCGGCCCACGCGGGCCGGCCCTGTGCCTGGAACAACTCGACAGCCGCCTCAGCCGAGGTCACAGCAGCCGAGCGGTCACCCGCGCGCAGTGCGCACCGCGCGTGGGCAAGAGTCGCCTCGGCGAAGTCCGGACCACGCCCGGCGACGCCGAGCAACGAGGACGCCCGGGCCAGAGCCTTCCCCGCTTCTTCCACGCGACCCGTCCCCAGTAGTGCATTGGCCCGATCGACCAACACCTCTGGACGGCGGGTGGCATCGATGCCTGCCTCCGCGTAGAGGACCAGTGCCCGATCGAACTCACCGGCCTGTGCGGCGACGAAACCCTTGTTGTGCAAGCAAGTCGCGGCCCGCTCGAACTCGGAGAGACCGCGATACAGGGCGCGGGCCTCGTCCAACAGGTCATGCGCCAAGGAGAAACGGTGCAGGTATCCCGCGCTCACCCCGGCCCCAACCAGCGCGTTGGCACGCCAACGCGGATCTTCCACGGCATCCGCTGCCGCGCTCAGCACGTCGAAGGCGGACTTGTGGTCGGCCTCCATGCAGAGTCGGAGGCCCGTCAGGCAATCGGCCCGTCCACGTAGCCGCGTGGGCAGCTTCGGCTTGGCGGTGGTGATCAACCGACTGGCGGAGGTGTGGTCGCCGAGTTGTTGGCAGATCCACGCCAGCACCAGTTCGGACTCCGCTGCCTGCGCCCGCGTCGCCGCGATGGCGAGAGCGCGGCGGGCGTGTGGTTTGGCCAGGAGTGGTTCGCCGCGTTCCTGGTGGGCGAGGGCGGCGGCGTGGTGTCGGGTCCAGGTCATGAGAGCCACTCCGAGACCAAGGGGACGTCGCCGTCTCGGTGCAGGACAAGGCGCACCCGGCCGGAAACTCGCGCGGAGAAGCCGCCGACCACGTCCACGGGCACCTCGACCACACCCTCGCCGCTGTGGAGTTCCACGCGGGTGACCGGGATGGCCAGCAGCCCGGAGAGGTGGTCGGACAGTTCGATCACGCAGGCGGCCGAACGCCAGATCCGGGCCTCGCCGCGAACCGCGGCGGCCGGGGTCGGGGTCAGGGCCAGCCAATCCCATCGCGCGCCAAGGAAGGCTCCGGCGGCGACGGCGGCGCGGTGGACTCGGGTGGGGACCGGGTCGAGGCGGTCGAGCATGCCCGCGAGGTCGGCGAGCAGGTCGGCGTCGGTCATCCGGCCACCTCTTCCGGCATGCCGAACACGGCGAGCGTGCGGCGCAGGGTGTCCAGGCAGCGGCCCTTGGTGTTGCCGATGCTGCCCGGGGCGACGCCGATCGCCCTGGCCATGCGGGCGTAGCTGAGCCCGGGGGCGAAGGCGACGAGGCCTAGCAGCGTGCGACAGCGTTCCGGGAGAGTGGCGAAGGCCCGCCAGAGAAGGTCGTCGCGCTCGGTGCGCAGAGTCGTCGTCTCGGGTGCGTTCTCGTCGGGAACATCATCGAACGCCTCCGACACCACCACCCGCGCCCGGTCCGCGATGACCCGCAGCGACTCCCGGCGCGCGGTGGTGACCAGCCAGGCCGGGAGACGGTCTGGCGCGTGCAGGCCGGTGATGTTCTCGGCCAGCGTGATCCACGTGCTCTGACTGACATCGGCCGCGTCGGAGTCGGTGAGCCGGTGGGAGCGGGCGACCCGCCAGACGAGTCCGCTGAAGCGGTCCACCAACTCCCGCCAGGCGAACTGGTCGCCCGCACCTGCCTCGCGGACGAGCTCCGCAGTGTCCACTGTGTCCTCCCGTTGATCGTTTCCGGCGGTCGGACGACGATCAACGGGAGACGGCTCCGCAGGTCACACCATCGAGTGAGGCGCTCCCTTGTGGAGCGCGGTGGCGAGGGCGGCGGCCACCTGGGGTGCGGCGAATGAGGTGCCACTCCAGCGGGCGGCGCCGTATTCACGGGTGGTTGGGGTGAGGCGGACGTGGGCGCTGACGATGTCGACGCCGGGGGCCGTGGTGTCGACCCACGGGCCGCGGCCGGAGAACGGGGCGGGCTGACCGTCGGCTGTGGTCGCGCCGACGGCGATGACGGCCGGGTGGGCTGCGGGCCAGAAGGGGCGAGTGGTCGCGGTGTTGCCCGCGGCCGCGACGAATCGGGTGTCCCCGAACTTCTCCAGTTCGCGGGCCAGGACCGGTGGGCACTGGTCGTCTGGAGTGTGGCAGCCGAAGGTCATGACGACGATGTCGATCTTCTCGCCGACCGACGCCGCGTGTTCGCGGGTTCGGCGGAGGGCGGTGGCGACGGTGCGGTCGTCGGTCAGGCCGTGGGAGGTCAGGACCCGGTGGTGGCGCAGGGTGGCACCAGGGGCATGTCGCAGCAGGATCCCGGTGACGAAGGTGCCGTGGCCTGCCTGCTGATCGGCCACCCCATCCCCGTCGAGGTCGAGGATCTCCTGGTGGGGGCCCCATTCACCGAACCAGGGGCGGTCGGTGAACCAAGGATGCGCGTCGACGCCGGTGTCCAGGATGAGCACGGTCACCGGGGTGTCCCAGACCTCGACGGCGGGCGCGGGCGGCAGCGGGACCGGCACCGGGGTCGCGCCCGTGCCGTGCAGGATCGGGGAGCCGACCATGACGGTGTGGACGTGGTTGATCGAGATCGGCAGCCCGGGATGGTCGGCGGCGATCGCGACCGGGTCCACGTCCGGTCGGAGTCGAACCACCGCTGGGCCCTCCACCCGATCGATCCAGCGGCTCAGTGCCACTTCGACCCGGGGCAGGTCCGACCGGGCGACCAGCAGTTCGCCGCGGCGGATGAGGGACTCGGTGGGGCCGCCGGGGTCGTGCAGGTGCAGGCCCGGGTGGCGGTCGGCGAGTTCGTGAATGTGCACATCGGACACCGTGACGCGGTCCGGCGAGTAGCGCACGGCATGTCACCCGGAGTGGTGAATTCCACACTCCGTGATCGTGGGGCGCCCGGAGTGCGGCCATTCACCGTCTTTCCGGGTGGATCGCACGCGGTTAGGGTGCAGAAATGCGATCGAGTCGTGGATAGTGGCTTGGTTGCTCCGGGTAGCGATTGCCGCTGGACCACGGATGGTGGTGACGAGTGTGGACCGCACGGTGAAGACCCTGCTGGTGCGGCTCGTCGTCGTCCTGGGAGCCGTGATCGGTGCGTGGCTGTTGTTCGCGGGCA from Alloactinosynnema sp. L-07 includes:
- a CDS encoding ABC transporter ATP-binding protein; its protein translation is MVGADLHLSFGQTKALDGAAMTVGRGEIVAVMGPSGSGKSTLLHCMAGIVAPVSGSIVYDGQELTAMSDKRRSELRRTEFGFVFQFGQLVPELTCLENVALPLRLGGTSRAKAERAALEWLGRLEVDGVADKRPGEVSGGQGQRVAVARALVTGPKVIFADEPTGALDSLNGEQVMSLLVHTAKETGAAIVLVTHEPRVAAYSDREVVVRDGRTRQVELVP
- a CDS encoding PadR family transcriptional regulator, which translates into the protein MSIGHALLGLLETGPRHGYDLKRAYDEHFGADRPLAYGQVYSTLSRLLRNGLVEESGVEPGGGPERKRYAITDAGVTDVGVWLVTPEKPEIYLQSALYTKVILALMSGRSAGEVLDAQRNAHLRAMRELTVRKQQGDLADQLICDHALFHLEADLRWLELTTARLADLGKQVAS
- a CDS encoding VOC family protein → MSVPTLGAVVLDCPDPLALSTFYAALLDWPAPEAGDDNSWMSIKGDAGRIDFQQVGNYLPPTWPVGDRPQMFHLDLAVADLPAAAERAVGLGAKLLDDSADTFWVYADPAGHPFCLCAC
- a CDS encoding CGNR zinc finger domain-containing protein gives rise to the protein MVSDVELVLDFLNTVDVEQHADVLDDPVLWQAWLAERGLEPGDPEHVRAVRDGLRGLVGGAAAPPPPGSDVRVEVVDGMARLVAGKVSGAVLAAVSRLVVLGDWERMKICPADECQWAFFDRSRNRSRTWCSMQVCGNREKARAWRERARLS
- a CDS encoding DUF445 domain-containing protein → MKGVALAFLLGATAIFFAMTLWQAAGAPGWVGYIKAAAEAGMVGALADWFAVTALFRRPLGLPIPHTAIIPTKKDVLGDSLGDFVGANFLSEQVVRERLRRVGVASRLGGWLAEKENAERVTSELATVVRGAVTVLRDEDVQAVMEQAVVSRIIGTPWGPPLGKLLERVIGDGSHHKLVDLMCDQAYEWVKANHSQVLNVVSGRAPTWSPKFVDALVADKVYGEVLSFAWAVKTDVNHPMRLTLDKFLTEFAGDMQTDPRVMERAEQVKHQVLDHPDVQTLIGSAWSTAKKMLLDAAEDPSSELRTRVRAGLMTLGERLVSDETLRTKADTWVEGAAAYVVLNYRDEITTLITDTVQRWDAEETSRKIELQVGRDLQFIRINGTVVGALAGLLIYTVAQLIS
- a CDS encoding pyridoxal phosphate-dependent aminotransferase, producing MPRTTLVPRLRPFTSTIFAEMTALAVSTGAVNLGQGFPDTDGPAAMLAAAQEAIGAGINQYPPGPGRPELRAAIAAQRSRYGTHFDPDTEILVTVGATEAIAASLLALVDVGDEVIMFEPYYDSYAASVAMSGATRRVVSLAEEPSGRFGLDVDALRAAVTPATKAILVNTPHNPTGTVLTAEELAEIAAVCVEHDLLAITDEVYEDLLFDGLRHVPLGSLPDMASRTLTISSAGKSFNCTGWKIGWVCGPAELVAAVRSAKQFLTFVGGAPFQPAIAHALNHESAWVKDLRDSLANKRDRLSAGLAEAGFGVRPTAGTYFVCADVRPLGFTDGLELCRELPGRIGVAGVPVQVFTDNPDRWRHLVRFAFCKKDEILDEAIERLHKLG
- a CDS encoding CHAT domain-containing protein, coding for MTWTRHHAAALAHQERGEPLLAKPHARRALAIAATRAQAAESELVLAWICQQLGDHTSASRLITTAKPKLPTRLRGRADCLTGLRLCMEADHKSAFDVLSAAADAVEDPRWRANALVGAGVSAGYLHRFSLAHDLLDEARALYRGLSEFERAATCLHNKGFVAAQAGEFDRALVLYAEAGIDATRRPEVLVDRANALLGTGRVEEAGKALARASSLLGVAGRGPDFAEATLAHARCALRAGDRSAAVTSAEAAVELFQAQGRPAWADRAVAVRLRAAGKPSAPVAVACERAGWLVEAAELHLLGGRADLVERHRHATSAELRSLGWLARSRTAKTRQGVFAACRAGMPDHRLAAAGLSEAVAGGDPRTVFSWIEPGSLDVAGQLGERALVNLFVHKGQMMAVSVVRSRFRLHELGSAERIVAAGEMLRRGCALAARGGCGEPVAAAAAVDGLVAEVSRAAGDRELVIVPGDLRILWSALPSFIGRPLVVAPSASAWVRADRVRPARGDAVWIAGSGLSHASAEVEDLRTRHGGVAFTGEAATVRAVALTRGARLVHIAAHGRFGPALALADGLLRPADFRSVPGQVVLAACESAGFAESLLARGTASVIASDIPVPDGRAGSFMRAFHAGVASGQRFSQALAEAQMAHGHLGFLCFGA
- a CDS encoding RNA polymerase sigma factor — encoded protein: MDTAELVREAGAGDQFAWRELVDRFSGLVWRVARSHRLTDSDAADVSQSTWITLAENITGLHAPDRLPAWLVTTARRESLRVIADRARVVVSEAFDDVPDENAPETTTLRTERDDLLWRAFATLPERCRTLLGLVAFAPGLSYARMARAIGVAPGSIGNTKGRCLDTLRRTLAVFGMPEEVAG
- a CDS encoding S8/S53 family peptidase, translating into MRYSPDRVTVSDVHIHELADRHPGLHLHDPGGPTESLIRRGELLVARSDLPRVEVALSRWIDRVEGPAVVRLRPDVDPVAIAADHPGLPISINHVHTVMVGSPILHGTGATPVPVPLPPAPAVEVWDTPVTVLILDTGVDAHPWFTDRPWFGEWGPHQEILDLDGDGVADQQAGHGTFVTGILLRHAPGATLRHHRVLTSHGLTDDRTVATALRRTREHAASVGEKIDIVVMTFGCHTPDDQCPPVLARELEKFGDTRFVAAAGNTATTRPFWPAAHPAVIAVGATTADGQPAPFSGRGPWVDTTAPGVDIVSAHVRLTPTTREYGAARWSGTSFAAPQVAAALATALHKGAPHSMV